The genomic DNA caccaccactGTCTGCCGACATTATCATCCACCGtcacaaccaccaccaccaccaccaccaccaccaccttcaATATCCACCACACCATGGACTTCTCCCCGGTGGCTTGCTCCCAACGCCAGACTCATCCGTCCACATGACCGTCCATCAAGCACAGACTTCTGTTCCCCCGCACGCTAGACGCCGCCAAACAAACTCAATGGCAGCAATCGGTTCACATCGCCGTCCCATCCCAGCGGACGCGGCCACATGTCCAGGCACCCTGTCATGAATCGAACCAAACCCCTCCTCGCGAGTCGCACCCCTCCCGAATTGTCATGTCGCTATACCTCATTTCGACGAGTCAAACACCAAAGTCCACGACGAACGGGCGTCTATCGCCGGGGAGAGCCCCAatccctttctctcccctcAATGGACAATCAATGCCGCTCCCATATCACTccgcgacggcctcggcatcggcatcccTGACCAAGTTTCCTCGTTTCACCGTCCTCCCAACCACCCCCCCGGCGCAGACACTCGACGTTCATTAGCTGAGGGCCCGGAAGATTGCGCTTGGCTCTCGAATAATTAATTGCGAAAAAGACGCGTTGCTCAACCTGAACAATCAACAATCTCTCGCCTTTCCCCCATCCCTCCCGGCGCCCCAGTCTTTCCTCGCTCTTCGTCAAAATTCGAGCCCTTTCTTTTGTGGGCTTCCCCTTGGATgccgtcgctgccgtccCACAAACCGCACCTAGCGTCCCCGACTTCGAATATTTCTTAAAGTCGCGATTCCCTCCATCCGATCTCCCCACCCACATCAACATCCGACGATCTCTCACCAGCGTCGTTTGCTCAGTTTTGGCCGCATTGACCTTGTatccatctctctcttccgTCTGCGCAACAGATCACGATCCGCAGCAGATagccagacagacaagaAGCACGCGACACGGCTCATCGCATCACTCTCGGCTCGCACGATGGACTCCAAAACGTCCCCGCAGGAcgatgtcgtcgccgccgccgccgaccgccACTCGGTCGACGCTGGCGACCACCACGCCGCCAAGCTCGCCAGTACCTTTGTTCAAAACGCCAAATCCGCCTCGGACAAGGAGCACGCCATGACGCTGGCCCAGGGCATCAAGCTGTACCCCAAGGCCATCGCCTGGAGTGTCCTCATCTCCACCTGCATCGCCATGGAGGGCTACGACATCAGCCTCGTCAGCAACTTCTACGCCTTTCCCCAGTTCAACCAAAAATACGGCGCcctcaccgccgacggctcGTACCAGATCTCGGCCCCTTGGCAGGCCGGCCTCAGCAACGGCGCCATGGTCGGCGAGATCATCGGCCTCTTCATCAACGGATGGGTCTCGGAACGCTTCGGCTACAGGTGGACCGTCATCGTCTGCCTCGGCCTggtcgccgccttcaccaCGATCTTTTTCACCGCCCAGAACGTCCAGACCCTGCTTGCCGCCAGCATCCTGTGCGGCATCCCCTGGGGCGTCTTCCAGACCCTGTGCATCACCTACGCCTCCGAGGTCTGCCCAGTCGCCTTGCGTGGCTACCTGACCACCTACGTCAACTTTTGCTGGGGCCTCGGTCAGGAGATTGGGATTGCCGTCATTATCTCGATGCTCGACCGCAACGACGAGTGGGCGTACCGCATTCCCTATGCGTTGCAGTGGATGTGGCCGGTGCCGCTGGCCATCGGCATCTACTTCGCGCCCGAGTCACCCTGGTGGCTGGTGCGCAAGGGCAagatcgacgaggccaagaagtcGCTGCTGCGCCTGACGAGCAAGGGTAGAGAGTCCAACtttgacgccgacgagacgGTCGCCATGATGGTGCACACCAACGCACTCGAGGAAAAGATCACTGAGGGCGCCTCTTATCTTGACTGCTTCAAGGGCGTAGACCTGCGCCGCACCGAGGTCGTGTGCATGGTCTGGGCCATTCAGAACCTTAGTGGCAACTCCTTTTCCAACTACTCTACGTgagccccccctcccaacctcgtccttcttctccctccccacTGGCGCTGGGATGCGAGAACAATATCCGAGCATCGGACAGACAGCTGACGAGATGCATCAAACAGGTACTTCCTCAAGCAAGCCGGTCTCTCGACGAGAAACTCGTACAATTTCGCCCTTGGACAATACGCCATCAACATGGTCGGTGTCTTTGGCGCCTGGTTCCTCATGTCGTGGGGCATCGGCCGCCGCACGCTGTACCTCTACGGTCTCACCGGCCTGTGCAGCATGCTCATGATTCTCGGCTTCCTGGGCCTCGTTCCCGAGGAGAACCGCGACAAGGGCGCGCTGGCGACGGGCAGCATCATGATGGTCTGGGCTCTCTTCTACCAGCTCACGGTCGGTACCGTGGCCTACTCGCTCGTCAGCGAGCTGCCGTCGCGTCGTCTGCAGATCAAGACGGTTGTCCTGGGACGCAACCTATAGTGAGTCACCACCTCGACCTTGGTGGTCTTTCCTTCCCATTGATGACGCGTGCTGACCGAACCTCTCCTTCCGCAGCAacatcgtcggcatcatAAACAACGTCCTGAGCCCTTATATGCTGAACCCCACGGCGTGGAACTGGCAAAACTACACAGGCTTCTTCTGGGGCGGCATCTGCTTTCTTTGCCTCGTCTACACGTACTTCCGGGTGCCGGAGCCGCGCGGCCGCACCTATGCCGAGCTGGACAAGCTATTTGAGCAGGAGATCAGCGCCCGCAAATTTGAGGGCACAAAGGTCGACGTgttcgaggacgaggtcgatgAGAAGGCGATGAATAACTACCATCAGCAGATCCGCGTCTCGCACTCGGAGAAGGACGTACGGGTGTGAGGAACGAAAGATGGATGAATGGAGAAGCCGAACGGcaaagaggagagagagactcaAGGAGTCCCAACGACTGATGGACAAACGCAAGAGAACGTAATGTTTTGACGCATGTATATCTAATTCCGACGACGTAAATGAATAGTACGAAATTCTTAATCCGCTTGAGTCGCCGGTGCTATGATTCtgttcctcttctctctcacGTCCGTCGTGCGGAGAATGCGGGGGAGACGGACTTTGTCCCGCAGATATTCAGTCCATGAGCCATGAGACAGGGCAACTCGGGAGAAGCCGGGGGAAGTCCAATGGCGTTGTAACTTACCTTTTGGGGGCTTGGCGGCATCTAGGGCCTTGGACTATTCTTTTCCTTGCCCTGTTTGGCTGCAAATGTCTCCGAAAGTTCTCCAACTGCCGGCGGCTCATGGTTGCTTGTCCGTGGCTtggccgccaccgtcggAAGCCTACCCGCCGAGCCTCCATATGCCTGTTGGCAAGCATTTCAAGACGACGACCGAGCTGCTTGGTTGGGGTATCCTATTTGTCGGTTCCGAAGGATGAGACGGTAGCATTGGATCTGCCGCCGAGACTTTGCGGCTCACAACTTGTGGATGATGTGTATATTGTGTCCGTGGTACTACTTTATTGTCCATTGTTTCCCATCCAAGTACACGTAAATCTGGACCGATCAACTCGGCTGCCTCGGAACCTCATGAAGACAACCCGCCGGGACACGTCCAAGGCGTCGGTATCTATCTTGTTCTCGCTCGGCTCACGGAATCAGCGACGGACATAAGTCAAGGTCGCCCGAAGTGGACCCAAATCCGCGTCTTTTGGTCAGTTCCTTGGGTCCCTTGGGTTATGATGGATTATGGATTCGTGCGTGAGCATCATTCGACTTAAAGTGGTCCCTCTACCCGGGGTTGGAAATCCGTCAACCGACGGAAAATCAGACGGTCTGCCATAGACAGGCATCCGCCACCATTCTCAACAAGGCATGGTATGTGGGCGCAATAGCGTCCACAGAGCCATCCGCGGCTGGGTCTCCGCGATCGTGGGGACCCCAcgcccctctctccccatGGCACCAGTAGCAACAGGACGAGATGCAGGGAACGGGCCGGATTTGAAGAGGACGATTGAGAAAGTTTGACAGACAAACAGACAGATGGACAGATAGAGAGAGGGACGGTGGAGAACCGCTGCAAAGTTGCATTAGCTGCGAGTGTTGGGTTTTGCATGGCCTTGTTGTCTTTATTGATGACAGTAGGTGAGCCGTCCTTCGCATACATATGAGCCGCACGTCGCGAGGCCACCCTCTCTAcgtctctctttttcttttcagGCCAGAAAAACAAAACCACTTTCTTCCCTCTTTAACCCTCATATCTCGACTTCAATCCCTCCTCTAGACTGTTGGGTGTGGTGTCAACAGCACGGTAGGACAGCCATCCTCAGATCCCAGGCAAGATTGCCAACACGGCATCAGACACAGCATCATCAACGCCGTGGAATACAGACAGCCCGCAGCCAAGATGTCAGCCATGGAAAAGCCCGAGATCGACTTCGTGGACGACCGAGAGGCCGACGACCGTTCGGACGCGGAAAAGGGCCCCGTCGTGCGCACCATCGACAACATCCGCGTGCTGGGCCTCAGCGAGGATGACGCGCAGTTTTACGCGAACTTCACGCCCGAGCAGCGCAAGCGGACGACTCGCAAGGTCGACGTCCGTCTCGTGCCTATGCTCGCCGTGCTCTACCTCATCTCGCACCTCGACCGCGCCAACATCGGCAACGCCAagatcgagggcctcgccgacgacctgaACCTTGACGGTGTGCAGTGGAACATCGCACTCAGTCTCTTCTTCGTTCCCTATATCTTTCTTGGTGAGTCCGGAATCACAACGTGACCAGCGAGTGTCAAGCCGCTTGTCACGTAGTTTGAAAGACGAAGGACTACAAACACAGTAACTAACGCTgctttcctccccctccccctcagAGGTCCCCAGCAACGTGCTGCTCAAAAAGTTCAAGCGTCCTTCGGTATACCTCGGCACCCTAGTCACCATCTGGGGCGTCATCATGACCTGCCACGGCTTCGTCCACAACTTTGCCGGCCTGCTGACcgtccgcctactcctcggcgtcttcgaggCCGGCTTCTACCCGGGCGCCGTCTACCTCACGACCTTTTGGTACATGCCgcgcgacctcgccgcccgcatCGCCTGGTTCTACTGCACCTCGGCGCTGTCGGGTGCCTTCTCGGGtctgctggccgccgccatcgccaagatggatggcgtcggcggctaCGAGGGATGGAGGTGGATTTTCATACTGGTTCGAAACCCCTTTGaccccccccaccccccctcctgtTACCGTTCAGAGAACTGACAGATGTTTTCGTGATAAAGGAAGGCATCTTCACCGTTCTCCTGGGCATTGCCACCTTCTTCCTGCTAGTCGACACGCCGGCGTTGAGCACCAAGTGGCTGGAGCCCGACGAGGTGCGCTTCCTCGAGCTGCAGAGCTTCATCAAGCAGGGCGGCCGgttcgaggacgagaagaaggaggacaagTTCAAGTGGCACGAcctcaaggccgtcgtcacGAACTGGAGGCTGTACATGCAGGCCTGGGCTCTGCTGGCGGCGTCAGCCTGTAGTTATGGTGAGCAGCTCCCATGTTTTCTTCCCCGTATTCTTGCTTgtatccctccccccctctaTCGTCTTTATCTTCTCTTTCGAGCCTTTGGACGGCCGGCTAATGAAGCAAAAAAATCGCAAAGGCACAAAGTTCACGCTGCCAACCATCACAAAGGCCATGGGCTTCGACAACACGGCGGCGCAGCTgatgacggtgccgccgtACTTTTGCGGCGCGGTGtcggccatcttcttcgcgCGGCTCTCGGACCGCTTCTACTGGCGCATGCCCTTCGTGGCGATCCCGCTCGGCCTCATCTCCATCGGCtacgccgtcatcatctcgCTCAAGGGCGACCTGTCGGGCAACATcgcggcggccatggtggGCGTCATCATCACGTGCCTGGGCATCTACCCGATCCAGCCGGCGGGCTCGTCGTGGGCGGCCAACAAcctggcgccggcgtcgcggcgggccatcggcgtcgcctTCAACATCTGCGtcggcaacctcggcggcatcatcgggAGCTATATGTACCTCGAGTCCGAGAAGCCCAAGTACTACACGGGTTTCGGGCTGTCGCTGGCGTTCGGCGGgagcggcgtcgtcgtcgcgctgctgctggagctgAGCTACAAATGGGGCAACGCCAAGAAGGCGCGCATgtccgaggaggagatccgGACGCGGTACACGGAGGAGCAGctgatggacatgggagaCAAGAGCCCACACTTCAAGTATGTTTTGTGAGAGAGGGTGTAatgggggagagggggggtggatgtCGCGAAGTAACGATTGTTTATCATGATGGGTCTGTGGAGGATTTTCTCAAGCATAAAGAATAAAGAGTGCGTTTTCAATCAAAGTTTCTTGAGTACTAGTAGGACATCGATGGACAGTGGGAGTGGCAGGTTTCTCATCTATGAAGCGTTCAACTGGCATTCTTCCCAAAAGAGCAAGGGAAAGTCTATTAGAGCTGGTAGACCAGAAAAAGACTCAACGTTTGACTTGCCGCTCGCTGGGTTCTCCAGGTCTTCTCTCTTGAGTGAGATAGCCGTGTTAGTTAGTGCAGTGGTGTTCTCTATTGTTGCGTGGTCCTTGAGGGAAAGCAGGCAGGTTGTCATGGATCAGTGATGGCGCGCAGAGGGAACACCGGGCATTTCAGGCTTTGACTGGATTGACAGAGTCTATACTCTGTGGGATAACTAGAACTGCAGAACTGTGTTGGCTGCAATTTGACAAGCTTGCGTCTGCTATTGCTGCCCTGTTTTGAGAAAATAAACGTCTTAATAGGGAATCAGTTGATGAGGGATTGTAGAGTTGTGGCAGATTTGATGAGATGAGTTTATGCAGCTCTACGACAACGTCGAGCTTGTTCGATTTCGTTAGCATGAACTCAAAAATCCTCTATCAATCACCGTTGTTGTGGTTTACCTCTTCTGTTTTTACGTGGCTGACCCCAATAGCTGGAACCAGTTTGGTCCCCGCCAAGGGCTAGTTAGCATCGACCAGGCCAACCGTTGTGCAAAATGGGGGACTCGAGGGGGCCGCcgagagagggaggcaaAAGACCAGCTTTTGTTGATCTTGACGTAGACTTATAAGTCTTTGATTGGCTTTATTATACTCTTCATTCTAGTTCCACTATCGTCAGGACTCTAGTGTCAAGCTTTCGTCAGTCAGACCGATAGGCTACAAATGCCTTTACAATTGTATGGTGCAGGGCCACCTTGTACAGGAACAACTGGTTTGCTCTGAGCTTGCGCCAGTCCAGTCTTACGTTGGCTGTAGTCTCCATGGACTAATGGCCTGGCTAGCAGGAGATAACCGAGGGATATCCTAACTGATCTCTGCATCACAAGACGTCATCTCGGCAACTGGAAAGACATATCAAACAACCCTGGCCAGAAACCCCCAAGAGCTTCATAGCTCTCGGGACCGATGACGGGGAAACCCGGGACACAGCCGCCAGTCGTCCCCTCTCCATACAGGAATCCGCCTCCAAGCCGAAcctcccctcttcccccccctctcttcagTCCCCGGGTCTCTCGTAACTGTCCCGTCCCCCGCTCCCCCCCGCTTGTCATTGTGCGGGGAAGCATGTCTGGCCCATGTAAcgctcccctcccccatgtGCTTATGTGGACACTGGGGCCCCTGTTCGGCTGTTGCTCCAACTGGTGGTGTTTTCCCCAGACAAATCCCCTCTGTTTTCCGTCGTTTCTTCCCTCGCTTCTTTTCCGACTTTCCCTCCTCGCATCCCCCCCGCCAACCATTACTGGGCGTGTAACCGTCGAGTTCTCTCCATCCAAGACAAACCCGGGGACGCCTTGACAAGTCCGtctccgtccccgtccctGTCTCTGTTCCCGCCGTCTGAGTTGCTGCCGCCCGGGTGACGGACGCAATGGACGACGCCCCAGAGTTCCGTCGACCTCTCCCCGGCCCGGCCAGCCCCCCGGCGGCTCCCGACCATATCCGtcgctcctcggcgaccaccaccactaccaccaccatcaccgtcaccgccggcggcggcagcagcccGCGAGCCGAGTCGCGGAAACGAAGCCTCAGTTCCGTCGACCAGCACTCGCCGTTctcggacgaggtcgccgggTCAGCCGCCAACCGCCGCAAGTCGCAAAAGGTCAGCCGCGCATGCGACTTCTGCAAGCAGCGCAAGGCCAAGTGCAGCGGCACCATCCCCTGCGACAAGTGCACGCGCAAAGGCCTCACTTGTGTGTATGATGCCAAGTATTCCCGCGGCAGgcccccgacgccgcccccggccgctgccgtcgccgcctccgcccggTCATCTTCGGGTCGGGCCAGCGCCGTTCCCGGGTCGCCCGGCGACGAGTCGTCCATCATGTACCAGACCACGGAAGAAGCGGTTGAGCACAAcactactactactgctgctgctgctgctgctgctggtactgctgctgctggtacCGTTACTTCTGCGGCACCCTCACGGCCACCGCTACGCGGACAGGCTGCTGGTGTTGTTCGCGAGAGCCAGGGCCCGGCATCGCGAGCGTCGCCCGAGCTCGGCATGACGGAGATCCAGGGCCAAATCTTCGACCCGACATCCGGCGTGACGTTCCTCCACAGGGCGTGGAAGCGGCTCTCGAAGCACGACAGCAGCATCGTGCCGGACGAGCTGACGGCGTCAACCGAGAGCCAGCCGCTGATGCTGGCCGGCGAcaagccgctgccgcccatcacggacgacgacgtggccAACCTCTCGCTCCCGGACGCGAGGCAACTGCAGGACCTGATCGCCTTGTACTTTGACGTGTGCATAGCGACGTACCGCGTCCTCCACCGGCCGTCGGTCGAGTCCTGGCTGCGGATCATGgtcgacaacctcggccgGCGCAGGCCCGTCTGGCACGACATCGGGCGCGGCAAGGCGTCCATCGTGCTCACGGCGCTGGCCGTGGCGACGGCGCACCAGGAGAAGTCCAACGGCTTCCACtcgcccgaggacgagacgCTGTCGCTGGCGAGGAGCGACCGCCTCTTCTGCGTCGCCCTGCAGCTGACGGAGCGCGAGACCGGCCTGCCCCGGCTCGAATCGGCGCAGTCCCGCCTGATCCAGGTCCTGTACCTGCTCACGACGTCGCGCATGAGCCGCGCCTGGTACACGTTCGGCAACACGCTGCAGGTCATCTcggccctcggcctgcaCCGCCGGGCGGCCAAGAAGCGGCACCTGGCGCCGGGGAGCCCCGATTACATCCAGGCGCAGTGCGGGATGCGGACGTTCTGGACGGCCTACGTGTTGGACAAGTACCTGGGCGTCATCTTTGGGCGGCCGAGGCACTTCCACGATGATGATATCGACCAGGACTATCCCGATAggatcgacgacgaggacatgaCGGCTCAGGGGCCCGTCGAGAGGTCAGAGGAGCATCCGGACTGCCATATTGACGCTCTAATATTCCACGCCAAGTGAGTAGTAgtgacagacagacagatagGTTGACAGACAGACGGATCGTATTCcgttcttttcttcttcataAACACCGGACTGACTTACACACCACCCACCGTAGAATCGCCCAAATCATTGGCAACACTTCACGAGAGGTCTACTCCATCAAGCCCATCTCGGAACAGGAAcgcgtggccgccgcccaccggcTGAGCGAGAAGATCCACGAGTGGCGCGCCAGCCTGCCCCCCCATCTGGGCTCGATCCGGCCGTCGATGCTGATCCCGAGCTTCCGGCGCCAGGCGACGGTGCTGAAGCTGGCCTACTCGCACGCCATCATGCACGCCAACCGGCTCTTCCTGCTGGGCAGCCCGAGCGCCCGCAGCGAGACGCCGGTGCTCGAGTGCATCGGGGCCGCGAGGACGGTGCTCGAGACGGTGGACGgcatggccgtcgagggccccATCTTCCACGCCTTCTGGTGGACGCAGTACGTCACCTTCTGCGCGCTGCTGGTGACGTACGTCTGGGACATCCAGCTCAAGAGGCGCGGGTTGGTGCTGAGCGAgcagggggaggaggagagggcgAGGCACGCGAGGCTCATGGACCTGGCCGAGCGGTGCCAGACGCACCTCGCCCACGCGACGGCGTCCAACTCGCCGAGCCGTCGGTacgccatcatcctcgaggAGTTCCGGACCGAGGGTCTCGGTCAGATGTCGCGGAAGAAGAACCAGCCGCCctcgcagcagcagtggcagcaGAAACATCAACAATCATTGCGAGCGTCGGAAGCGCCTCGGCAGTCGATGGAGGCCCAAGATCAGgtgccgcctccgccgccgccgcctccgccgcaaATTCACGGAAACGGAAACGGAGTGGCTATCATGGCTGATGGATTCAACTTCCATCCCGCGTACGCCGCTGGTTCCGGCGCCGTCCATGTCATGACccaagggggagggggaggaggaggaggtggtgcAGCAGACGCCGGGTTTTTCAGTTCTAACTTACTGGACGAATGGCAGACGACAGACTGGCTGGAACTCGACTCGTCGGCGTTTGGACCGtacatggacatggacgcGAATCCGCTCGCCTGGATGCCGGATATAGGGGGATGAAACTCGCACCATGAAAGTGAGGTAGTGTCAACGAAAAGGCCAACGAACAGAAAAGTCTTTACAATTCTTGAGGATTATAACTACTCTTGGGAAGGGAATCTAAGATGAAAGGATACGCGTCTACACTGTAAACTTGGTCAGGTTCTCGGGCCCCGTCTCCCTCGCCACGCGcttgacctcctcctcgcccagctcctgGAAGATGTCGAACCCCCACCTCGTCTGCCAGTTGAAGCGCTTGTTCCTCTCGAGGCCGTTGAGCCTGTCGAACACGTCGGCCGGCAGCTCGCGGACCTGGTGGTTGGACTTGATCCGGCTCGGCGTGACGCTCTTGGGCAGCACGACGGTGCCGCGCTGGACGCCCCACGAGGCGAGcagctggccgccgtcgatgcccAGCTGCTTGCtcagctcgccgacgagctggtcGTCCACCGTCCGCGGCTCGCCTGTCTGGTTGTTGCCGAGCGGCGAGTAGGCGGCCAGCTGGATGCCCTTGGATTTGCAAAACGCCAGGAGCTCGGGCTGCTGAAGGTACGGATGGGCCTCGACCTGGTTGACGGcgggcaccgtcgtcgtcttggcgaggagggcctcgaggcgctgcttggtgaagttggagacgccgatggcgcggaccttgcccttggccaCGAGCTTCTCCATGGCCGCCCAAGTCTCTGCCGGGTCGATGTCGGCCAGCTCAAAAACGCCCTGGGAATCGATGGGGAACCACTTGTCCGACGGCTTGAAGGCTCTGAGGGGGTTTGTTAGCGCcgcattctctctctctctctctctctctgctgAGTTGCCTGAGAGAATGTTCAAGAGACGGGAAAATGACTTACACGGGCCAGTGCATAAGGAACAGGTCCAGGTAGTCCGTGCCGAGGTCGGCCAGCGtcttgtcgaggccggcctcgacgtcctcgggcgCGTGCTTGGTGTTCCACAGCTTGCCCGTGACGAAGACGTCGGACCGCGGCACGCCGCTCTTGCGgatgccctcgccgacctcggcctcatTGCGGTAGATGGCGGCGCAGTCGATGTGACGGTACCCGGAGCGCAGGGCTgtctcgacggcgcgctcgacCTCGTGCGGGCCGGCCTGCCACgtgccgaagccgacggcgggGATCTTGGCGCCCGTGTTAAGGGTGAAGTGTGTTGCGAGAGGCATCTTGGATGTGCAGGGGGTGTATGGCGTGTTTAGAGGGTTGATGTTGAGTTAAGTGAGTTAGTGTGTGAGGTGACAAAAGGGttagtgagtgagtgggtgggtgggtgagtgaCAGGATGAGTGAGTAGTGAGAGTGTAAGTGAGAGGGTGAGCGTCAACAAGGGGAACGTATGTTCTCTATGACGAGCTGCAGGTATGATATGCTAGTTATACAAGAACCGATAACATCATGGAAAGACAGGAAGAAAAAACAATAAACTGATCTGAGCCACATATCGTTTCCAATTACTTCTCTTGTGGCTCCCATGAGATCTCCATCTTGGTCTTGTTGTCCAACGTGAGTGACGGACTAATATCCGTCGACCCAAGCCACGCCCCCGGTCGATGCTGCGTAAATCCGTCAACTCGATTCTTGAAATCCGTCATCTGCACCCCAGAAACAGGCCAAGGCCCGCACGGGGAAACGGACTTGGACTTCTCCACCAACGGACACGTTCCTCCAGGGCCACACGCCACCAAACGTGTCCGTCTGGCGATCAGCATGGTGGACAGCGTGG from Colletotrichum higginsianum IMI 349063 chromosome 3, whole genome shotgun sequence includes the following:
- a CDS encoding Inner membrane transport protein yfaV, translated to MSAMEKPEIDFVDDREADDRSDAEKGPVVRTIDNIRVLGLSEDDAQFYANFTPEQRKRTTRKVDVRLVPMLAVLYLISHLDRANIGNAKIEGLADDLNLDGVQWNIALSLFFVPYIFLEVPSNVLLKKFKRPSVYLGTLVTIWGVIMTCHGFVHNFAGLLTVRLLLGVFEAGFYPGAVYLTTFWYMPRDLAARIAWFYCTSALSGAFSGLLAAAIAKMDGVGGYEGWRWIFILEGIFTVLLGIATFFLLVDTPALSTKWLEPDEVRFLELQSFIKQGGRFEDEKKEDKFKWHDLKAVVTNWRLYMQAWALLAASACSYGTKFTLPTITKAMGFDNTAAQLMTVPPYFCGAVSAIFFARLSDRFYWRMPFVAIPLGLISIGYAVIISLKGDLSGNIAAAMVGVIITCLGIYPIQPAGSSWAANNLAPASRRAIGVAFNICVGNLGGIIGSYMYLESEKPKYYTGFGLSLAFGGSGVVVALLLELSYKWGNAKKARMSEEEIRTRYTEEQLMDMGDKSPHFKYVL
- a CDS encoding Sugar porter family MFS transporter: MDSKTSPQDDVVAAAADRHSVDAGDHHAAKLASTFVQNAKSASDKEHAMTLAQGIKLYPKAIAWSVLISTCIAMEGYDISLVSNFYAFPQFNQKYGALTADGSYQISAPWQAGLSNGAMVGEIIGLFINGWVSERFGYRWTVIVCLGLVAAFTTIFFTAQNVQTLLAASILCGIPWGVFQTLCITYASEVCPVALRGYLTTYVNFCWGLGQEIGIAVIISMLDRNDEWAYRIPYALQWMWPVPLAIGIYFAPESPWWLVRKGKIDEAKKSLLRLTSKGRESNFDADETVAMMVHTNALEEKITEGASYLDCFKGVDLRRTEVVCMVWAIQNLSGNSFSNYSTYFLKQAGLSTRNSYNFALGQYAINMVGVFGAWFLMSWGIGRRTLYLYGLTGLCSMLMILGFLGLVPEENRDKGALATGSIMMVWALFYQLTVGTVAYSLVSELPSRRLQIKTVVLGRNLYNIVGIINNVLSPYMLNPTAWNWQNYTGFFWGGICFLCLVYTYFRVPEPRGRTYAELDKLFEQEISARKFEGTKVDVFEDEVDEKAMNNYHQQIRVSHSEKDVRV
- a CDS encoding GCY protein, which gives rise to MPLATHFTLNTGAKIPAVGFGTWQAGPHEVERAVETALRSGYRHIDCAAIYRNEAEVGEGIRKSGVPRSDVFVTGKLWNTKHAPEDVEAGLDKTLADLGTDYLDLFLMHWPVAFKPSDKWFPIDSQGVFELADIDPAETWAAMEKLVAKGKVRAIGVSNFTKQRLEALLAKTTTVPAVNQVEAHPYLQQPELLAFCKSKGIQLAAYSPLGNNQTGEPRTVDDQLVGELSKQLGIDGGQLLASWGVQRGTVVLPKSVTPSRIKSNHQVRELPADVFDRLNGLERNKRFNWQTRWGFDIFQELGEEEVKRVARETGPENLTKFTV
- a CDS encoding Fungal specific transcription factor yields the protein MDDAPEFRRPLPGPASPPAAPDHIRRSSATTTTTTTITVTAGGGSSPRAESRKRSLSSVDQHSPFSDEVAGSAANRRKSQKVSRACDFCKQRKAKCSGTIPCDKCTRKGLTCVYDAKYSRGRPPTPPPAAAVAASARSSSGRASAVPGSPGDESSIMYQTTEEAVEHNTTTTAAAAAAAGTAAAGTVTSAAPSRPPLRGQAAGVVRESQGPASRASPELGMTEIQGQIFDPTSGVTFLHRAWKRLSKHDSSIVPDELTASTESQPLMLAGDKPLPPITDDDVANLSLPDARQLQDLIALYFDVCIATYRVLHRPSVESWLRIMVDNLGRRRPVWHDIGRGKASIVLTALAVATAHQEKSNGFHSPEDETLSLARSDRLFCVALQLTERETGLPRLESAQSRLIQVLYLLTTSRMSRAWYTFGNTLQVISALGLHRRAAKKRHLAPGSPDYIQAQCGMRTFWTAYVLDKYLGVIFGRPRHFHDDDIDQDYPDRIDDEDMTAQGPVERSEEHPDCHIDALIFHAKIAQIIGNTSREVYSIKPISEQERVAAAHRLSEKIHEWRASLPPHLGSIRPSMLIPSFRRQATVLKLAYSHAIMHANRLFLLGSPSARSETPVLECIGAARTVLETVDGMAVEGPIFHAFWWTQYVTFCALLVTYVWDIQLKRRGLVLSEQGEEERARHARLMDLAERCQTHLAHATASNSPSRRYAIILEEFRTEGLGQMSRKKNQPPSQQQWQQKHQQSLRASEAPRQSMEAQDQVPPPPPPPPPQIHGNGNGVAIMADGFNFHPAYAAGSGAVHVMTQGGGGGGGGGAADAGFFSSNLLDEWQTTDWLELDSSAFGPYMDMDANPLAWMPDIGG